One window of the Elusimicrobiota bacterium genome contains the following:
- a CDS encoding DNA polymerase III subunit alpha: MSIHTEFVHLHNHTEYSLLDGACRVVNDKDEPGDLLHHVLKNNMKALAITDHGNMYGAVEFYLACKKIGLKPVIGCEVYVAPQSRFMKRVEVDNRETAFHLTLLAQNFRGYQNLMKLVTLGFLEGFYYHPRVDRELIEKYHDGIIALSGCLKGEVPNLLLKGKDAEAVRLAGEYSEIFGKENYFVELMDHGIEKQRIVLPKLVALGKKCNLPLVCTNDCHYLSSQDVEVHEVLLCIGTKKTMMDADRFRFSSPQFYYKTPEEMRLTFRDYPDAIRNTVVIAERVNVEIDTTHTYLPEYALPPGEVSLEAYLRKLCVQGIAKRYPPGSDLDRVHKRLEHELGVVGKMGFAGYFLIVWDFISYAKSKDIPVGPGRGSGAGSIISFLLGITEIEPLKYNLLFERFLNSERISMPDLDIDFSDHGREEVINYVKNKYGEDSVAQIITFSTMQSKLVTKDVGRALGVPLEHVETVTKLFPTGMSVAAARNSVADIRSIAENNAQISKMLDIAQKLEGVKRHVGVHAAGVVISKGDIVNYVPLAKQPNKDAVTTQYYDKLLEKLGLLKMDFLGLRTLSILQDTLKLIVQTRGVKVDLSAIELNDKKTFQLFKVARTIGVFQLESQGMRNVLRDLQPTEFEDIIALNAMFRPGPLKSGMVRDYIERKHKRAKVVYYHPKLEPVLRETYGVILYQEQVMQISMVLAGFSAAQADILRHAMGKKNVVEIAKQKNGFIEGCKKNGHAGDFAKDLFEKIEFFAGYGFNKSHATAYALVAYWTAYLKANFTLEYFAALLTSEIGRSAIKEGEENKIAEYTADAKLFGLEILAPSVQKSYSQFSVEDNKIRYGLLAIKNVGEGAVETIVEERRKNGEYKNWDDFLYRIDMRQVNRRMLESLVKSGACDCFGRNRSELYASLDVIVDRVVRLQRKKDAGAQVSLFGDEDILSYKSEDTMAEMPEWVEHVLLSNEKEVLGLYVSGHPLATRAAELLCYAKSTIGEIKKKYQKIEPDTETVEEIGGEIAEGDNNGIDGKEKGGGKAKNGFHREFLERIRIGGLVSNVMKLNVKATGEPWAKIKLEDLTDDIEVLVFPRYFRVVDIKCLELNAIVIVEGTLQRGDNSIDIIADEIHCIGDAVQRYVNRVWLTVDNILIKEEKFLERLRKLVVNNPGPVRVGFKVHEESDEVVQLDLGVDIKLNDHVIKELCNMAGGNKNIEYGVAELTPEQVKKPRSERVDYYKNKR; this comes from the coding sequence ATGTCAATACACACAGAGTTTGTTCATCTGCATAATCATACTGAGTATTCGTTGTTGGACGGCGCATGCAGGGTTGTTAATGATAAAGATGAGCCCGGTGATCTGCTTCATCATGTCTTAAAGAATAATATGAAAGCCCTGGCAATTACTGATCATGGTAATATGTACGGCGCGGTTGAGTTTTATCTTGCCTGCAAAAAAATCGGGTTAAAACCTGTCATCGGATGTGAGGTATACGTTGCTCCGCAAAGTAGGTTTATGAAACGTGTAGAGGTTGATAACCGCGAGACTGCGTTCCATCTGACATTACTCGCACAGAATTTTAGGGGTTATCAAAACCTTATGAAACTTGTTACCCTGGGTTTTCTTGAAGGGTTTTATTACCACCCGAGAGTTGACCGTGAACTTATAGAGAAATATCATGATGGGATTATTGCGTTGTCAGGGTGTTTAAAAGGTGAAGTGCCTAATTTGTTGTTGAAAGGGAAAGATGCTGAAGCTGTACGCCTGGCAGGTGAGTACTCTGAAATTTTTGGGAAAGAAAATTATTTTGTTGAACTCATGGATCATGGGATTGAGAAACAAAGGATTGTGCTTCCCAAACTCGTGGCATTAGGGAAAAAGTGTAATCTTCCTTTGGTCTGTACCAACGACTGTCATTATTTGTCATCACAGGATGTTGAAGTACACGAGGTGTTGCTGTGTATCGGTACAAAAAAAACTATGATGGATGCTGATCGGTTTAGGTTTAGTTCACCACAATTTTATTATAAAACACCGGAGGAGATGAGGTTAACGTTCAGGGATTATCCTGATGCGATAAGGAATACGGTGGTAATAGCGGAACGCGTTAATGTTGAGATTGATACTACACATACGTACTTGCCGGAGTACGCGTTACCTCCCGGGGAAGTTAGTTTGGAAGCTTATCTGCGGAAACTGTGTGTCCAGGGTATTGCAAAACGGTACCCTCCAGGGAGTGATCTTGACCGCGTACATAAACGGTTGGAACATGAACTTGGTGTCGTAGGGAAAATGGGGTTTGCCGGGTATTTTCTTATCGTCTGGGATTTTATTTCGTATGCTAAGTCCAAAGATATACCCGTGGGGCCAGGCCGCGGGTCCGGGGCTGGGTCTATTATTTCCTTTCTTCTGGGTATCACAGAGATTGAACCTCTGAAGTATAACCTTTTGTTTGAACGGTTTCTTAATAGTGAACGTATATCAATGCCGGATCTTGATATTGATTTTAGTGATCACGGGCGTGAGGAAGTGATTAATTACGTTAAAAATAAATATGGCGAGGATAGTGTTGCTCAAATAATCACGTTCAGTACTATGCAGTCAAAACTTGTTACTAAAGATGTTGGCCGTGCGCTGGGTGTGCCGCTTGAGCATGTGGAAACTGTAACAAAACTGTTCCCTACAGGGATGAGTGTTGCTGCGGCACGGAATTCTGTGGCGGATATACGTAGTATTGCAGAAAATAATGCGCAGATTAGTAAGATGCTGGATATCGCGCAAAAACTTGAAGGCGTTAAGCGTCATGTCGGTGTGCACGCAGCAGGGGTGGTTATCTCAAAAGGTGATATCGTTAATTATGTACCTCTTGCAAAACAGCCAAATAAGGATGCGGTTACCACACAGTATTACGATAAATTACTTGAAAAACTTGGCTTGTTGAAGATGGACTTCCTGGGTTTACGGACGTTGAGTATTCTGCAGGATACTCTTAAACTTATAGTACAGACCAGAGGGGTTAAGGTTGATCTTTCTGCTATTGAGTTGAATGATAAAAAAACGTTTCAGTTATTCAAGGTTGCGCGTACCATCGGGGTGTTTCAGTTGGAATCACAGGGGATGCGGAATGTTCTGCGTGACCTTCAACCTACTGAGTTTGAGGATATTATCGCTCTGAACGCTATGTTTCGTCCGGGTCCGTTGAAGTCAGGTATGGTACGGGATTATATTGAACGTAAGCATAAACGCGCAAAGGTTGTGTATTATCATCCAAAACTGGAACCCGTACTCAGGGAAACGTACGGGGTTATTCTTTATCAGGAACAGGTTATGCAGATATCGATGGTACTTGCAGGATTTAGTGCGGCACAGGCTGATATCCTGCGTCATGCAATGGGTAAAAAAAATGTTGTTGAGATTGCAAAACAAAAAAACGGGTTCATTGAAGGCTGTAAAAAAAACGGGCATGCCGGCGATTTTGCGAAGGATTTGTTTGAAAAAATAGAGTTTTTCGCGGGGTACGGGTTTAATAAGTCGCACGCTACGGCTTATGCACTGGTTGCGTACTGGACGGCGTATCTTAAAGCTAATTTTACACTTGAATATTTTGCTGCGTTATTAACCAGCGAAATCGGGCGGAGTGCTATCAAGGAAGGTGAAGAGAATAAGATCGCGGAGTACACGGCGGATGCAAAATTATTCGGGCTTGAAATTTTAGCTCCGTCAGTACAGAAGTCGTATTCACAGTTTTCGGTTGAGGATAATAAAATAAGGTACGGGTTATTGGCAATAAAAAATGTTGGTGAAGGCGCAGTGGAAACAATTGTTGAGGAACGCAGAAAAAACGGGGAGTACAAAAATTGGGATGATTTTCTGTACCGTATAGATATGCGCCAGGTTAACCGCCGGATGCTTGAGAGTTTAGTGAAGTCAGGTGCGTGTGATTGTTTTGGCAGGAACCGGTCTGAATTATATGCTAGTTTGGATGTTATAGTTGACCGCGTGGTTAGGCTTCAACGGAAAAAGGATGCCGGGGCACAGGTGTCGTTGTTTGGGGATGAGGATATCCTGTCTTACAAAAGCGAGGATACAATGGCTGAGATGCCGGAATGGGTGGAGCATGTATTGCTGTCAAATGAAAAGGAAGTGCTGGGTTTGTATGTATCCGGGCATCCACTGGCAACCCGCGCAGCGGAACTTCTGTGTTACGCAAAGTCTACTATCGGGGAGATAAAGAAGAAGTATCAGAAAATTGAACCTGATACTGAGACAGTTGAGGAAATAGGTGGTGAGATCGCGGAGGGTGATAATAATGGCATAGATGGGAAAGAGAAGGGTGGTGGTAAAGCTAAGAACGGTTTCCACCGCGAATTCCTTGAGCGTATACGTATCGGCGGGTTGGTGAGTAATGTTATGAAGTTAAACGTAAAAGCGACGGGGGAGCCTTGGGCTAAGATTAAACTTGAAGATTTGACTGATGATATTGAAGTACTGGTATTCCCGCGGTACTTCAGGGTTGTTGATATAAAATGTTTAGAGCTTAACGCTATTGTTATTGTTGAAGGTACTTTACAACGCGGAGATAATTCAATTGATATTATCGCTGATGAGATTCATTGTATAGGCGATGCGGTTCAACGGTATGTTAACCGCGTATGGTTAACAGTGGATAATATTTTGATTAAGGAAGAAAAGTTTCTGGAGCGTTTGCGTAAGCTTGTAGTGAATAATCCAGGGCCTGTGAGGGTGGGGTTTAAGGTACATGAGGAGAGTGACGAGGTTGTGCAGCTGGATCTCGGGGTGGATATTAAACTCAATGATCATGTGATAAAAGAACTTTGTAATATGGCAGGGGGGAATAAAAATATTGAGTACGGTGTAGCTGAGCTTACACCGGAACAGGTAAAAAAACCGCGGAGTGAACGCGTTGACTACTATAAAAATAAAAGATAA